In Chanodichthys erythropterus isolate Z2021 chromosome 11, ASM2448905v1, whole genome shotgun sequence, a single window of DNA contains:
- the adcyap1a gene encoding adenylate cyclase activating polypeptide 1a, with the protein MTSSKTTLAFLIYGLLVQCNVCSPLSHPNIRMETAGFDEEGKALTDLTFDSDQITIRSSPSDPEDTYTLYSPPSKRLERHADGMFNKAYRKALGQLSARKYLHTLMAKRVGGNTIDDDNEPLSKRHSDGVFTDSYSRYRKQMAVKKYLATVLGKSPDDLDLHQFLQDIDFGVLPDGDEIEAFLLDWLRQFPPEFPAL; encoded by the exons ATGACGAGCAGCAAAACGACTCTTGCCTTCCTCATCTACGGGCTCCTCGTACAATGCAACGTGTGTTCGCCTCTGAGCCATCCAAACATCAG AATGGAGACTGCAGGATTCGACGAGGAGGGCAAGGCATTAACGGATCTAACCTTTGACAGCGACCAGATCACCATTCGAAGCTCTCCATCAGATCCTGAAGACACATACACGTTATATAGTCCTCCCTCGAAAAG ATTGGAAAGGCACGCTGACGGGATGTTTAATAAAGCCTACAGGAAAGCGCTTGGTCAGTTATCAGCGCGGAAATACCTGCACACACTGATGGCGAAACGCGTGGG AGGAAACACAATAGATGACGACAATGAGCCGCTCTCAAAGCGTCACTCGGACGGGGTTTTCACAGACAGCTACAGCCGCTACCGGAAGCAAATGGCCGTAAAGAAGTATCTGGCCACGGTCCTGGGCAAAAG cCCTGACGACTTAGATTTGCACCAATTTCTACAAGACATAGACTTTGGTGTGCTCCCGGATGGGGATGAGATTGAGGCATTTTTGTTGGATTGGCTGAGACAGTTTCCTCCTGAATTCCCG GCTTTGTGA